The Ignavibacteria bacterium genome includes a region encoding these proteins:
- a CDS encoding methyltransferase, whose amino-acid sequence MLALSHYQVSPILQAIKQGKDSALTSSDLGVREIEVAILPDKIIFPDSSEIRFETLNEIFDEKNGCFLLQNCAAKKIQMYSETTGRFYSLCPTEQSPTLLVSGKTMHRIVGTNPTLDTKSKIKTITPIRGRVLDTCMGLGYTAIEASKTADEVVTIEFDKMVEEICHLNPWSEELFSNSKIKRRIGNSFEEIKTFDENYFDFIIHDPPMFALAGELYSEEFYREAFRVLKKRGKMFHY is encoded by the coding sequence ATGCTTGCTCTTTCGCATTATCAAGTTTCGCCAATCCTGCAAGCGATTAAACAAGGAAAAGATTCTGCGCTCACTTCTTCCGATTTAGGTGTTAGGGAAATCGAAGTTGCAATCCTTCCCGACAAAATAATTTTTCCCGATTCGTCAGAAATCCGTTTTGAAACGTTGAATGAAATTTTCGACGAGAAGAACGGATGTTTTCTTTTGCAGAATTGTGCGGCAAAAAAAATCCAAATGTATTCCGAAACGACTGGAAGATTTTATTCGCTTTGTCCAACAGAACAATCTCCTACGCTTCTTGTTTCGGGAAAAACAATGCACAGAATTGTTGGAACAAATCCTACGCTTGATACAAAAAGTAAAATAAAAACAATTACACCGATTCGAGGACGAGTTCTCGATACGTGTATGGGGCTTGGTTACACTGCAATTGAAGCGTCGAAAACTGCGGATGAAGTTGTTACGATTGAGTTTGATAAAATGGTTGAAGAAATTTGTCATCTCAATCCGTGGTCGGAAGAATTATTTTCCAACTCCAAAATTAAAAGGAGAATTGGAAATAGTTTTGAGGAAATAAAAACGTTTGATGAAAACTATTTTGATTTCATTATACACGACCCACCGATGTTTGCGCTTGCAGGAGAATTGTATTCAGAAGAATTTTATCGAGAAGCGTTTCGTGTGTTGAAGAAGAGAGGAAAAATGTTTCACTACAT